CTTCAACCAGCGGAACCAGTGCGCTGTCTTTTGCGGCACACCGCCGGGCACGTCACCGAGATGCGCCGTAAGAATAAAAGGAATATTTGTGATGACCGAAAGCATCCATGCCAGCGCGCCCGATGGAACAGCAAAGTGGGTATGGATCACATCGGGGCGGGAATGGCGGATCAACTCCAGCCCTTTCGAAAACCCGGCGAGGATGTAGAACAGCATGGCCTCGAAACTTGCCACAAAAGCCTCGGTCCGCCGCGACGGAATCCGCACGACGCGAAATCCATCCAGTGTTTCGTCGCGCGGCAGGTCGTTCATGTGCGCGGTCAAAACGATCACATCATGGCCGCGCGCCGCTAGTTCGGCGCAAATATCATACGCGGCCCTGCCTCCGCCGCCGCCGATGGGCGGGAATTCATAGATCACCGTCAGAATGCGCATGTCAATCTGCGAAGGGGTCCTTGCATTTCGACTGTTTGGGGCGCGGCTCGAATACTTGCAGGTTATTCGATGTCAGCGTAACGACGGGTTTGTAATTGCACAACAACGGTGCGCCAACAAAACGGACCCAGGCCACATTTTCCTCCACGAATGCGCCTTCCTTTTGTTGTGTGAATTTCTGGTCTTCGGCAACGATCAACGCAAAGCGCCGGTCATGCAAATCTTCGTAGAACGCTTCGAGATACGGGCGGTTGCGCGACATTGCCATCTCCATCAATTCCATCTGTTCGTATTCGGGCACGAGCGTTATCCCGTCCAAATAGTCGAAGGTGATCAGCTGCCTTTCAGTGACGAACAATATATCGCCGCCGCTTTCAAGCGCTTCCTGCAAGGTCTGAACGTCCCTCTCAGCGGTTGTTTTATCGAAGCTTGGATAAAAGCCGATGTGCCGAATTGCAAACCCGAGTGGAATCAACAAACCCGCCATCACCACTCCCCAGCCGACTCTCCCCATCATCGGCTTCGGTTCGGACACGGCCGCAACCCTTCGACTGAGTTCAGGGCAAGCCTGTCCCGCCCAAAAAACCGTGACCAACACCGACAACATCACCAGAAATGCATCCATGTTATGCAGATCACCGCCGCCGCCGATCTTTGTGCTGACGATCGCCCCGCCGATGAATAAAACAATCGACATGGAAATCAGCACGAGCCAGCGAAGTGGATGCAAATACCTCGCCATACCGCGCAGCATTTGATAAATTGCAACCAACGCAGGCGCGGATACGAGCAATATACCCGGCAGGATTCCCATCGGGAAGGTCTCGTTCGGCAGCAGGCGGTTCCAGATCAACTCCGAAGTAAAACTCGAACCGAACGCGGCTAGGTCTGCGTTACCGGAGATTTGGATATAAACGAATTGCGAGACGAGCGCGGCGGCAACTCCGCTGATTCCCCAAAGGAATGGGGTAAGCCAATACTTCCATTCAATACCTGCGTTAGATGCGTTCTCTAACGTATCTGGCGCCGTTGAAGAACGTCGCCCACGCATCTCGAATGGCACTTCAAGAATATAAATCGCAACCGCCAGCATGGCAGGGACGGGGAACCAATTCACGCGGCTGATCCCCGCCCAAAGCGAAGCAAGGACGATGAACGCCAGCGAACGCCAGGGATGTTTAACCGATACGCCCGCCAAAATCAAAATCACCATCACCTGCAAGTGATAATACACCGCGCCTTGAAGGAAGAACAAAAACGCCCAGGCGGTGATAAGGATCGTCATGCCCGCGCCTTGTTTCATTCTCCGGGCAAGCAGATATGCGGATGCCAGCGTCAAACCGAACCACAGGAGCGCCTGCCAGAAACGATGGAACCACAATGGCAAATCGTCAATGAGGAAGGGAATGGAGAGAAGCATGTAACGTGACGGATGAAGGAAGGGAAGCGCCAACTCCATCCCGTAAAGCTTTTCAGAGAAGAACAAAGAAGCGTAGTAATGCCGCCCTGCTTCGGAATATCCCATCGAGAATGGGTTGGCTGACGCTGCTGAAAAAATACCCCAGGTTTGGTAGATCATCCCCTGTGCCAGGACCACGATTGCAAAGGCGGCCGCCCATTCCATTTTCCCAAGTTGTTTCAGTGCAAGGGTTTGAACCAGACTCGCCCACATGAAGACCCATAAAATCGGCATCACGTGAGGGAGGATGGAGCCGAAGACGTAAAGGCGGGCGATCCAGACGAAGAGGAAGGAAAAGACAATAAGTGAAACGTAACACGTAATACGTAATGGTGTGGCAGGTCGTGATCTTTCGAAGAAATCAGCGACCCGGTTCAGGAGCGGCGAAAAAGAAAGCCATAATGCAAACACGGCGGTCAATGCGAACACCCCAACCAGCCCGACCCACTTCGAGCGGAGAAGGATGATTTCCAACTCCACTGTGCGCTGCATGGTCTGGGGAATCGCAAGCAGGCTGACGACCGCCTGCGCCCATAGCCATGATTGCAGAAATTTTTTCGCAGAAACGGTTTCCATAAGATTACCCAGGCGTATGCGCCAGTCGACGTTAGTGGACGTCGACTACGCCTCTTTTCTTTCATTCATCGCCGCCAAAATGGATGGCAGGAAGAACGCGCCGGGCAGGCTGGCAATAATGAACAATATGCGGGTCAATAGCGCGATCGTCGCGCTTTCGGAGGAGGTCAGGCCGCCCAGGTGAACGAGCAGGAAGGTCATCGAAAGTTCCTGCACGCCCAGCCCGTTGATCGAGATGGGAATCAATGTGACGAAATACGTCAGGGTGTACATACCTGCCACAAGCCAGTAATCAACATGATGATCGATCCCCTGGAGCAGGAGATAAATGGCAAGGTAAATAAAGGCTTGATTCCCAAGGGTGGAGAGAAGGGAAGAGATCAGCGTCGCCGGTCTCTTCAGCCAGATTGAAAGCGATTCGAAGGTTCGTTTCACGAAATCGACGACCTTGTGATAAAGGGCGGATACTGCAGCTGCTTGCGAAACGCCGGTATCGAGAGAAAAAACGGGAATCAAGCCCAAAGGAAGGGCAAGCCCCATTCCGGCCATCCCGATCAACCGGTCCGCGACAAGCGAGGCGAGACAAATCGCGCGGTCGTAACCCAATTGCATCGCTCCCGCCAGGCGCGCCACATCCCCGCCGATTGTGGTCGGCAAAAAGTTCGAAGCAAAATTTCCGGTGAAGGTCAGTTGCGCAGAGCGTAGGAAGGTAACATGCACTCCCGCTGATCTTAAAAGGATGTGCCATCTTCCCACCGCGAAAAGCCGGGAAATGAAAAGCGCTAGTACGGCGAGCAGGAAAAACTCGAAAGCAACCCGGCGAACCGCGGAAAACAATTCGCCGTCGCCCTCTTCACGGATCAAGATAAGCAATAGACTTAATGCCAGCAAACTGCCCAACCCGCGAATAAGGGTCTGGCGATTTTCCCGCAGCCACTTAGTCATCGTTGAGGTTGATTTTCGTTCGCACGGTGTATGTCGGCTTGCGCTGGGATTCGTGATAGGTGCGCACCAGCAATTCCGCGATCAAACCCATCAGCATGGATTGAAAGCCGAGGATGAAGAACATCACGCTGGTCTGGAAGAGAGGCGAGCCCGTCACACCGACGAGGAAGAAGATGCGCCGGATGAAGAGATAGGCCATGATGACGGCGCTGATGATCATCAATAATCCGCCTGTGCCGCCGAAGAGATAAATGGGTTTGGAAGCAAAACTGACGAGAAATTTCACCGTGAACAGGTCGAGGATGACCTTCGCGGTTCGTTCCAGCCCGTACTTGGTCTTGCCGAAGCGGCGGGGGTGATGGTTGACGATGACCTCTGTGATGCGCGCGCCAACCGAGTTTGCAAATACAGGGATGAAGCGGTGCATCTCGCCGTAGAGTCGAAATCCCTCCAATACTTCGCGGCGGTAGGCTTTGAGCGTGCAGCCGTAATCGTGCAATTCCACGCCGGTGACCCACGAAATGAGTTTGTTTGCCATCATCGATGGGAGGTTTCGCGTGATGGCGTTGTCCTTGCGTTGTTTGCGCCAGCCGCTGACCAGGTCGTAGCCTTCGTCGAGTTTTTCCAACAGCATGGGGATATCGCGCGGGTCGTTCTGTAAATCTGCGTCGAGCAGGACGATGATGTCGCCCTGGGAGTGATCGAGCCCGGCGGCAATGGCGGCCGTCTGCCCGAAGTTGCGGCGAAAGGAAATGACGCGCACATGTTCAGCGTCTTTTTCTGCGTGGGCGGCGAGCAGGGAGAGACTGTTGTCGCGGGAGCCGTCATCGACATAGATGACCTCCCAGGTTTTGCCGAGGGAGTTCATGGTATCCGCGACGGCTTCGAAAAGCATGGGGAGGTTATCCTGTTCGTTATAGACAGGAATGATGAGCGAAATGTTCATGGCAGTCGTTGAAATATCCTGAGTTCGGCGCCTTCATTGCAGGATTGTGAAGCCGGGGGCTTGGCAAATTCCTGGAATTCCGAGGGCGTGAGGAAGTCCTTCCAGTCTGCGTAGCGTTTGGCTTCGATGATGAAAACATCCGCTTCGGCGCGCCAGCGTTGTGCAAGCTCACCGTTCCAATGGCTGAAAAAATAGAGCACATCCGGGTCGCCGCCGATGTGGAAGGTGTAACCGTCGTTGATCTGCGGCGGGAAAATGCGCGCCTGCGGGACGTAGATCATCGGCGTGAAGGCGTTTCCGCCATCCCAATATACCAGACTATCAGGGGGTATGACCGAAGCCAGGTACGCGCCGAGCTGTTCATGGTCGCGGATGATGTCGGTCTCCGCGCAGTCGGGCCTGCTTTCACCGAGATGGAGGATCGGAGAAAGCAGGAAACCTGTAATGAGGAAAGAGTTGACGAAGGTGAGGGTGATGTCTGTTTTCCGGTTTCTTTTCCAAACGAGAAAGGCAATGAACAAAACGCCAAGACCGGCGAGCAACCCGAGCGAGGAGCTGATCCAGCGTTTGACCTGGACGAGCGACATATCAAGCCCCTGCGTCAACGCGTCCACGATGGCGATGAAGCCAAAACCGCCGGAGCGAACGCGGGGAACGAGTGGCAGGTTGAGCAATCCGTTCCCGACGAACTCGAAGAGCGAGAAACCGATCCCTGTCGCAACGAGTAGGACCACAAGGACGGAAATGATCCTTGCTGCGCGGTGTGGGTTTTGATTCCATGCATGTGCGAACGCGACGACGAAAAAGAGGATTCCCAGAGGGTCGAAGAAGCCGAGATAGTTCGAGAAACAAAAAACGCAGGAATAACTTTCATAGCGGCTGGCGATCGCAGCCCAGCCGTGCATCAGAACAAGAGTGAAAAAACTCACGGCGAGAAAAACAGCCGCCCGCATGGCGTGAACAGACTTCCAGTCCGCGCGAGGCGGGAGGAGGATCAAGCCGAAGAGTCCGCCGATGATCGGGATGAAGTGATAGCGGATTCCCTGAAAGAAGGCATTGAGTCGATTCCAAAAATCGATGTTCGGGTCCCAGATCGGAACGGAGTCGGTTGGGATTCGGAATGAATCGAGAAAAGGCGTGAGCGATTCAGGAAGCCAGGGCGTCCAGATCGTCATGACGCGGGGCCAGTAGATGAGATGGAAGACGAGCAAGGCCATCGAACCTGACGCGAACGACCACATCCCGGCGCGTTTACCGTGTTGGAAATAAACGTAAAGGATCAGGAACGGCAAAAGGGGAGCCATGTTCTGTCGGGTAAAAATTGCAACCGATGCAAGGACCGAGGCGAGAACGATCTTCCATAAAGGGCGTTTTTCGTCGAGGATAAGCACGCAGATCCACGCCAGCATGCAGGCGATGATGACCTCCGAGACTGCGCGCGCGTGCAGCTTGACGATCATTGGGCTGAGCGCAAAGACCCAGACGGTCAAAGCCGCCATCCAACCCCCAGACCAGCGGCGTGCTGTGATCCATACGCCTAAAACGGTAAGCAGACCCAGAAAGATCGAGAAATACCGTCCCGTGCGCAAACCTGCGCCGAAAATATATTCGGCGATTCCGGGGATGAGAAACGCGAAGGGAGCCTTGTTCGTCAGCGGACCATAAGGCTCGAAGGGCTGGTAGGTCCCATTGAGATAGAATATGCCTTTGATGAGGTACGAGCCTTCATCCAAACTGCTGACAGTGGTGTGCGCGTAATTCACCGCCCGAATTAAATAAAGAACCGCTCCCAAGCCCGCCACAACAAGCGGAAGCCAGGAGGGCAATTCTTTGTTTTTCACGGGATGGTGGGCTACCATAAACCAAACATATTACCGCGTAGTCGGCGTTCTCTTACGCCGCGGGCGCATTAGACGCCTTTGGCGTGCGCCCTACGCGGTTATTTTTTTATGCCGCGCCATGTCTGAATCCACCATCATCGTCACGAGTTCCCTGAACGTGACGGCGGGTTCCCATTGTAATTTGTTACGCGCGAGGCTTGGGTCGGAGATCAACAAGTCCACTTCGGCGGGTCGGTAGAATTTTTCATCCACCACCACGTAGTCCTTGTAGTCCAGCCCGACGTGGGAGAAGGCGACCTCGCAGAACTCCTTGACCGAATGGGTTTCACCCATGCCGATCACATAATTATCGGGCATGTCTTG
This portion of the Anaerolineales bacterium genome encodes:
- a CDS encoding glycosyltransferase family 2 protein — encoded protein: MNISLIIPVYNEQDNLPMLFEAVADTMNSLGKTWEVIYVDDGSRDNSLSLLAAHAEKDAEHVRVISFRRNFGQTAAIAAGLDHSQGDIIVLLDADLQNDPRDIPMLLEKLDEGYDLVSGWRKQRKDNAITRNLPSMMANKLISWVTGVELHDYGCTLKAYRREVLEGFRLYGEMHRFIPVFANSVGARITEVIVNHHPRRFGKTKYGLERTAKVILDLFTVKFLVSFASKPIYLFGGTGGLLMIISAVIMAYLFIRRIFFLVGVTGSPLFQTSVMFFILGFQSMLMGLIAELLVRTYHESQRKPTYTVRTKINLNDD
- a CDS encoding flippase-like domain-containing protein — its product is MTKWLRENRQTLIRGLGSLLALSLLLILIREEGDGELFSAVRRVAFEFFLLAVLALFISRLFAVGRWHILLRSAGVHVTFLRSAQLTFTGNFASNFLPTTIGGDVARLAGAMQLGYDRAICLASLVADRLIGMAGMGLALPLGLIPVFSLDTGVSQAAAVSALYHKVVDFVKRTFESLSIWLKRPATLISSLLSTLGNQAFIYLAIYLLLQGIDHHVDYWLVAGMYTLTYFVTLIPISINGLGVQELSMTFLLVHLGGLTSSESATIALLTRILFIIASLPGAFFLPSILAAMNERKEA
- a CDS encoding glycosyltransferase family 39 protein produces the protein MKNKELPSWLPLVVAGLGAVLYLIRAVNYAHTTVSSLDEGSYLIKGIFYLNGTYQPFEPYGPLTNKAPFAFLIPGIAEYIFGAGLRTGRYFSIFLGLLTVLGVWITARRWSGGWMAALTVWVFALSPMIVKLHARAVSEVIIACMLAWICVLILDEKRPLWKIVLASVLASVAIFTRQNMAPLLPFLILYVYFQHGKRAGMWSFASGSMALLVFHLIYWPRVMTIWTPWLPESLTPFLDSFRIPTDSVPIWDPNIDFWNRLNAFFQGIRYHFIPIIGGLFGLILLPPRADWKSVHAMRAAVFLAVSFFTLVLMHGWAAIASRYESYSCVFCFSNYLGFFDPLGILFFVVAFAHAWNQNPHRAARIISVLVVLLVATGIGFSLFEFVGNGLLNLPLVPRVRSGGFGFIAIVDALTQGLDMSLVQVKRWISSSLGLLAGLGVLFIAFLVWKRNRKTDITLTFVNSFLITGFLLSPILHLGESRPDCAETDIIRDHEQLGAYLASVIPPDSLVYWDGGNAFTPMIYVPQARIFPPQINDGYTFHIGGDPDVLYFFSHWNGELAQRWRAEADVFIIEAKRYADWKDFLTPSEFQEFAKPPASQSCNEGAELRIFQRLP